A genome region from Geodermatophilus bullaregiensis includes the following:
- a CDS encoding PEP/pyruvate-binding domain-containing protein, translating into MTGSPAAADAPRDEGPRRPGAVLSRAVVPLDEATDPARFGHKAANLAVLRGAGLPVPDGVVVPAAAGDAGTVPGELVAAVGAWGDVPLAVRSSGTAEDSPQASFAGLYTTVLGVRGEAALREAVARCRASAAAPRVGAYAGPGPAPAVAVLVQPMVAAVAAGVAFTADPVTGDRGVVVIDAARGVGERLVSGAVTPERWEVRDDPRRRSPDADAVIDAGTAATVADLARRAERVLGRPQDVEWAGTADGGVVVLQSRPITTLARRTGTPLPVPAEPPEGYWTRETSHSPLPWTPFTRAVLAPRNRALEQVCTELGLLFQAVEFRDIGGWEYMRIVPLGGREPPPLPAWAVPLAVRLVPALRRRVRSAEAAVRSDVPGTLIERWHREWRPDLDARAAALRDVDLTALDDAALLATARAALELTRDGQTVHFRLHGAIAMVLGELAAVSRDLLGWDDGRVFDLLAGTSRTSTAPARALAGVAALVRERPDVRRLVEEGAAVEQVLAADPAVAGAFVAYLREYGCRVLRYEMAEPSLEERPDLVLALLRDQLANGFDPHAVEDALRERRTAARADAEARLATRGPADREHFTRALERALRAYPVREDNEVSTVSTPFALLRRAVRETGRRLSARGLLTDADDAFLLEPEELLAALREGTDRRGLAGRRAREQAWVLAHPGPASHGRPPPPPPPLSALPAGARASNGAFLWAVEQIIGPQAVPGGAPAPEDTTRDGVLLRGIPASAGSYTSPVRVVRSEAEFGRVRAGDVLVCPVTSPVWSVLFPSTGALVTDAGGALSHPAIIAREYGLPAVVATVEGTTRLHDDQLVTVDGATGTVRAVR; encoded by the coding sequence ATGACGGGGAGCCCAGCTGCCGCGGACGCCCCCCGCGACGAGGGGCCGCGCCGTCCCGGCGCCGTCCTGAGCCGGGCCGTCGTCCCCCTCGACGAGGCCACCGACCCGGCCCGGTTCGGCCACAAGGCCGCCAACCTGGCCGTCCTGCGCGGCGCCGGGCTCCCGGTGCCCGACGGCGTCGTCGTCCCCGCCGCCGCCGGGGACGCCGGCACCGTCCCCGGCGAGCTGGTCGCCGCGGTCGGCGCGTGGGGCGACGTGCCGCTCGCGGTCCGCTCGTCCGGCACGGCGGAGGACTCGCCGCAGGCATCCTTCGCCGGCCTGTACACCACCGTGCTCGGCGTGCGCGGCGAGGCCGCGCTGCGCGAGGCGGTGGCCCGCTGCCGGGCCTCGGCCGCCGCACCCCGGGTGGGCGCCTACGCCGGGCCGGGACCCGCTCCGGCCGTCGCCGTGCTCGTGCAGCCGATGGTCGCCGCCGTCGCCGCGGGGGTGGCCTTCACCGCCGACCCGGTGACCGGCGACCGCGGCGTCGTCGTGATCGACGCCGCCCGGGGCGTGGGGGAGCGGCTGGTCTCCGGCGCCGTGACGCCCGAGCGCTGGGAGGTCCGCGACGATCCGCGGCGGCGGTCGCCGGACGCGGACGCCGTGATCGACGCCGGCACCGCGGCCACCGTGGCCGACCTCGCCCGGCGCGCGGAGCGGGTGCTCGGCCGGCCCCAGGACGTGGAGTGGGCGGGGACCGCGGACGGCGGCGTCGTCGTCCTCCAGTCCCGCCCGATCACCACGCTCGCCCGCCGGACCGGGACGCCGCTGCCCGTCCCGGCCGAGCCCCCGGAGGGGTACTGGACCCGCGAGACCAGCCACTCGCCGCTGCCCTGGACGCCGTTCACCCGGGCGGTCCTCGCGCCGCGCAACCGCGCCCTCGAGCAGGTGTGCACCGAGCTCGGGCTGCTGTTCCAGGCCGTGGAGTTCCGCGACATCGGTGGCTGGGAGTACATGCGGATCGTCCCCCTCGGCGGCCGGGAGCCCCCGCCCCTGCCGGCCTGGGCGGTGCCCCTGGCCGTGCGGCTGGTGCCCGCGCTGCGCCGGCGGGTCCGGAGCGCCGAGGCGGCCGTGCGCAGCGACGTCCCCGGGACGCTGATCGAGCGGTGGCACCGCGAGTGGCGGCCGGACCTGGACGCGCGCGCCGCCGCGCTGCGCGACGTCGACCTCACGGCCCTGGACGACGCCGCGCTGCTGGCCACCGCACGGGCGGCGCTCGAGCTGACCCGGGACGGGCAGACGGTCCACTTCCGGCTGCACGGCGCGATCGCGATGGTCCTCGGCGAGCTGGCGGCCGTCAGCCGCGACCTGCTCGGCTGGGACGACGGGCGGGTCTTCGACCTGCTCGCCGGGACCTCGCGGACCTCGACCGCCCCGGCGCGGGCGCTGGCCGGCGTCGCGGCGCTGGTGCGGGAGCGTCCCGACGTGCGCCGGCTGGTCGAGGAGGGAGCCGCGGTGGAGCAGGTGCTCGCCGCCGACCCCGCGGTGGCCGGGGCGTTCGTCGCGTACCTGCGCGAGTACGGCTGCCGGGTGCTCCGCTACGAGATGGCCGAGCCGTCCCTGGAGGAACGGCCGGACCTGGTCCTGGCCCTGCTCCGCGACCAGCTGGCCAACGGCTTCGACCCCCACGCGGTCGAGGACGCCCTCCGCGAACGGCGGACGGCGGCGCGCGCGGACGCCGAGGCACGGCTGGCCACCCGCGGGCCGGCCGACCGCGAGCACTTCACCCGCGCGCTCGAGCGGGCGCTGCGGGCCTACCCGGTCCGCGAGGACAACGAGGTGTCGACCGTCAGCACGCCGTTCGCGCTGCTGCGCCGGGCGGTGCGGGAGACCGGGCGGCGGCTGTCGGCGCGCGGCCTGCTGACCGACGCCGACGACGCCTTCCTGCTCGAGCCGGAGGAGCTGCTGGCCGCCCTGCGCGAGGGCACGGACCGCCGCGGGCTCGCCGGCCGCCGCGCGCGCGAGCAGGCGTGGGTCCTCGCCCACCCCGGCCCGGCCAGCCACGGACGGCCCCCGCCACCACCTCCCCCGCTGTCCGCGCTACCGGCCGGGGCACGGGCGTCCAACGGGGCCTTCCTGTGGGCGGTCGAGCAGATCATCGGTCCCCAGGCCGTCCCCGGTGGCGCCCCGGCGCCGGAGGACACGACCCGGGACGGCGTGCTGCTCCGCGGCATCCCGGCGTCGGCGGGCTCCTACACCAGTCCCGTGCGGGTGGTCCGCTCCGAGGCCGAGTTCGGCCGGGTCCGGGCCGGGGACGTGCTGGTGTGCCCGGTGACCTCACCGGTCTGGTCGGTGCTGTTCCCGAGCACCGGCGCGCTCGTGACCGACGCCGGCGGGGCGCTGTCCCACCCGGCGATCATCGCCCGCGAGTACGGGCTGCCCGCCGTCGTCGCCACCGTCGAGGGGACCACCCGCCTGCACGACGACCAGCTGGTCACCGTCGACGGCGCCACCGGCACCGTGCGCGCCGTCCGCTGA
- the cysC gene encoding adenylyl-sulfate kinase, protein MSSAQHGGVTVFLTGLSGAGKSTVADALVAELEAEGRPVTVLDGDVVRTHLSSELSFSREHRDLNIRRIGFVAGEVVRHGGTAVVAAIAPYDGAREEARALVERHGRFVLVHLATPLEVCEARDVKGLYARARAGELTGFTGIDDPYELPARAELVIDTSVTPLAESVARIRAAMDGGTDGGTAPVG, encoded by the coding sequence GTGAGCAGCGCGCAGCACGGTGGCGTCACCGTCTTCCTCACCGGCCTGTCGGGCGCGGGCAAGTCCACCGTGGCCGACGCGCTCGTCGCCGAGCTGGAGGCGGAGGGCCGGCCGGTGACCGTCCTGGACGGCGACGTCGTCCGCACGCACCTCTCCAGCGAGCTGTCGTTCTCCCGCGAGCACCGCGACCTCAACATCCGGCGGATCGGCTTCGTGGCCGGGGAGGTCGTCAGGCACGGCGGCACCGCCGTCGTCGCCGCGATCGCGCCCTACGACGGCGCGCGCGAGGAGGCCCGGGCGCTGGTCGAGCGGCACGGCCGGTTCGTCCTCGTGCACCTGGCCACGCCACTGGAGGTGTGCGAGGCCCGCGACGTCAAGGGCCTCTACGCCCGCGCCCGGGCCGGCGAGCTGACCGGCTTCACCGGCATCGACGACCCCTACGAGCTCCCCGCCCGCGCCGAGCTGGTCATCGACACCTCGGTCACCCCGCTGGCCGAGTCGGTGGCACGCATCCGCGCGGCCATGGACGGGGGCACGGACGGCGGGACGGCGCCGGTCGGCTGA
- a CDS encoding 4a-hydroxytetrahydrobiopterin dehydratase, whose amino-acid sequence MPRPPRLSPDELAAALSELPLWSGDGEGIRRSVELPGFPDAVAAVVRIGFVAEQMDHHPDVDLRWRTLHLTLATHSAGGVTELDLDLARRIDALLPG is encoded by the coding sequence GTGCCCCGACCTCCGCGCCTGTCCCCCGACGAGCTGGCCGCCGCCCTGTCCGAGCTGCCGCTGTGGTCGGGGGACGGCGAGGGCATCCGCCGCAGCGTCGAGCTCCCCGGCTTCCCGGACGCCGTCGCCGCGGTCGTGCGCATCGGCTTCGTCGCCGAGCAGATGGACCACCACCCCGACGTCGACCTGCGCTGGCGCACGCTGCACCTGACGCTGGCCACGCACTCCGCCGGCGGCGTCACCGAGCTCGACCTGGACCTCGCCCGCCGGATCGACGCCCTGCTGCCCGGCTGA
- a CDS encoding phosphoadenylyl-sulfate reductase — protein MTTAVRPTPELAAAADARFEGIADPVEQALAVLRWAGETFGDGFAVTSSMADGLLAHLASRAVPGVNVVFLDTGYHFAETIGTRDWVAGVMPITLVNVTPPQTVAEQDAEHGPELHQRDPDLCCSLRKVQPLAKALAGYVAWGSGVRRDEAATRAGTKVVDWDAKRGMVKVNPLAAWTQEHVDAYTAEHQVPVNPLQEIGYASIGCAPCTRPVAPGEDPRAGRWAGRGKTECGLHV, from the coding sequence ATGACCACCGCCGTCCGGCCCACGCCGGAGCTCGCCGCAGCGGCCGACGCCCGCTTCGAGGGCATCGCCGACCCCGTCGAGCAGGCCCTCGCCGTCCTGCGCTGGGCGGGCGAGACCTTCGGCGACGGCTTCGCGGTCACCTCCTCGATGGCCGACGGCCTGCTCGCGCACCTGGCCTCGCGCGCGGTCCCCGGGGTGAACGTGGTCTTCCTCGACACCGGCTACCACTTCGCCGAGACCATCGGCACCCGCGACTGGGTGGCCGGCGTCATGCCGATCACGCTGGTGAACGTGACGCCGCCGCAGACGGTGGCCGAGCAGGACGCCGAGCACGGCCCGGAGCTGCACCAGCGCGATCCCGACCTGTGCTGCTCGCTGCGCAAGGTGCAGCCGCTGGCGAAGGCGCTGGCCGGCTACGTCGCCTGGGGCTCGGGCGTGCGTCGCGACGAGGCCGCCACCCGCGCCGGCACGAAGGTCGTCGACTGGGACGCCAAGCGCGGCATGGTCAAGGTCAACCCGCTCGCGGCCTGGACCCAGGAGCACGTCGACGCCTACACCGCCGAGCACCAGGTCCCGGTGAACCCGCTGCAGGAGATCGGCTACGCCTCGATCGGCTGCGCGCCGTGCACCCGGCCGGTCGCCCCGGGCGAGGACCCGCGCGCCGGGCGCTGGGCCGGCCGCGGCAAGACCGAGTGCGGCCTGCACGTCTGA
- a CDS encoding CsbD family protein, protein MSGIDKMKNKAQELSGEGKERVGEATGDRDLQAEGANDKAAGNLKQAGEKVKDVFK, encoded by the coding sequence ATGAGCGGCATCGACAAGATGAAGAACAAGGCCCAGGAGCTGTCCGGCGAGGGCAAGGAGCGCGTGGGCGAGGCCACCGGCGACCGCGACCTGCAGGCCGAGGGCGCCAACGACAAGGCCGCCGGGAACCTCAAGCAGGCCGGCGAGAAGGTCAAGGACGTCTTCAAGTGA
- a CDS encoding nitrite/sulfite reductase, translating to MSAPPRSSSRPQRGQGQWALGYREPLNPNERMKKDSDGLEVRQRILDIYSKTGFDGIDPGDLRGRMRWMGLYTQRAQGIPGGKTAVLEPEELEDSYFMMRARIDGGQLTSEALRVLGGISTEFGRDVADVTDRQNVQYHWIRIEDVPEIWRRLESVGLSTMEACGDVPRVMLGCPLAGILEDEVLDATDVIAETVAKYVGSPEFSNLPRKWKTSMSGCVDHCTEPEIDDVSFVGVRNEAGQAGYDLWVGGGLSTNPMFAQRIGVFVRPDQVTDVWAACTSIFRDYGYRRQRNRARIKFLIADWGPEKFRQVLQDEYLGEALPDGPAPAPAKHDQRDHVGVAKQKDGRNAVGFALRTGRISGSLLTTIADLADEYGAGRIRTTTQQKLVILDVPDEKVEDLVAALAEHDLQVRPSAFRRGTMACTGLEFCKLAIVETKQHAQDLYAELEKRLPEFDTPIGINVNGCPNSCARFQTADIGFKGSMVRDDNGEMVEGFQVHLGGHLGVEATFGRKFRGHKVTKAETADYCERLLRGFLERRTPGESFAHYVSRAEESWLL from the coding sequence GTGTCCGCTCCTCCCCGTTCCAGCAGCCGCCCCCAGCGGGGCCAGGGCCAGTGGGCGCTCGGCTACCGGGAGCCGCTGAACCCCAACGAGCGGATGAAGAAGGACTCCGACGGGCTCGAGGTCCGTCAGCGGATCCTCGACATCTACTCGAAGACCGGCTTCGACGGCATCGACCCCGGCGACCTGCGCGGGCGCATGCGCTGGATGGGCCTCTACACCCAGCGCGCCCAGGGCATCCCCGGCGGCAAGACCGCCGTGCTGGAGCCCGAGGAGCTCGAGGACTCCTACTTCATGATGCGGGCCCGCATCGACGGCGGGCAGCTGACCAGCGAGGCGCTCCGGGTCCTCGGCGGCATCAGCACCGAGTTCGGCCGGGACGTCGCCGACGTCACCGACCGGCAGAACGTCCAGTACCACTGGATCCGCATCGAGGACGTGCCCGAGATCTGGCGGCGGCTGGAGTCGGTGGGCCTGAGCACGATGGAGGCCTGCGGTGACGTGCCGCGGGTGATGCTCGGCTGCCCGCTCGCCGGGATCCTCGAGGACGAGGTCCTCGACGCCACCGACGTCATCGCCGAGACCGTCGCGAAGTACGTCGGCAGCCCTGAGTTCAGCAACCTGCCGCGCAAGTGGAAGACGTCGATGTCGGGCTGCGTCGACCACTGCACCGAGCCGGAGATCGATGACGTCTCCTTCGTCGGCGTGCGCAACGAGGCCGGCCAGGCCGGCTACGACCTGTGGGTCGGCGGCGGCCTGTCGACCAACCCGATGTTCGCCCAGCGGATCGGCGTGTTCGTCCGGCCCGACCAGGTCACCGACGTCTGGGCCGCCTGCACCTCGATCTTCCGCGACTACGGCTACCGCCGGCAGCGCAACCGCGCCCGGATCAAGTTCCTGATCGCCGACTGGGGCCCGGAGAAGTTCCGTCAGGTGCTGCAGGACGAGTACCTGGGCGAGGCGCTGCCCGACGGCCCGGCGCCCGCCCCGGCAAAGCACGACCAGCGCGACCACGTCGGCGTCGCCAAGCAGAAGGACGGCCGCAACGCCGTCGGCTTCGCGCTGCGGACCGGCCGGATCAGCGGCTCGCTGCTGACGACGATCGCCGACCTCGCCGACGAGTACGGCGCCGGGCGCATCCGGACGACGACGCAGCAGAAGCTGGTCATCCTCGACGTGCCGGACGAGAAGGTCGAGGACCTCGTCGCGGCCCTGGCCGAGCACGACCTCCAGGTCCGCCCGAGCGCGTTCCGCCGCGGGACGATGGCCTGCACGGGCCTGGAGTTCTGCAAGCTCGCGATCGTCGAGACCAAGCAGCACGCCCAGGACCTCTACGCGGAGCTGGAGAAGCGGCTGCCGGAGTTCGACACCCCCATCGGCATCAACGTCAACGGCTGCCCGAACAGCTGCGCGCGGTTCCAGACCGCCGACATCGGGTTCAAGGGCTCCATGGTCCGCGACGACAACGGCGAGATGGTCGAGGGCTTCCAGGTGCACCTCGGCGGGCACCTGGGCGTGGAGGCCACCTTCGGCCGCAAGTTCCGCGGCCACAAGGTGACCAAGGCCGAGACCGCCGACTACTGCGAGCGGCTGCTGCGCGGGTTCCTCGAGCGGCGCACCCCGGGCGAGTCCTTCGCCCACTACGTCTCCCGCGCCGAGGAGAGCTGGCTGCTGTGA
- a CDS encoding RrF2 family transcriptional regulator yields the protein MRITARVDYAVRAAVELAAAAPGALTCDKIATAQGIPSRFLQGILGDLQHARLVTSQRGREGGYRLALPPSEISIARVMRVEQGFLAEVHGQRPEDVSYPGTAQELASVWVAARAAYRRVLEEVTLADVVAGELPAPVAELAAVESAWRSFGDDRARD from the coding sequence GTGCGCATCACGGCCCGGGTCGACTACGCCGTCCGCGCGGCCGTGGAGCTGGCCGCGGCGGCGCCGGGCGCGCTGACCTGCGACAAGATCGCCACCGCCCAGGGCATCCCGTCGCGCTTCCTGCAGGGGATCCTCGGTGACCTGCAGCACGCCCGGCTGGTCACCAGTCAGCGGGGCCGCGAGGGCGGCTACCGGCTGGCGCTGCCGCCCTCGGAGATCTCCATCGCCCGGGTCATGCGGGTCGAGCAGGGCTTCCTCGCCGAGGTGCACGGCCAGCGTCCCGAGGACGTGAGCTACCCCGGGACCGCGCAGGAGCTGGCCAGCGTGTGGGTCGCCGCGCGGGCGGCCTACCGCCGGGTGCTGGAGGAGGTCACGCTCGCCGACGTCGTCGCCGGGGAGCTGCCGGCGCCGGTGGCCGAGCTGGCCGCCGTCGAGAGCGCCTGGCGCTCGTTCGGCGACGACCGCGCCCGCGACTGA
- a CDS encoding (deoxy)nucleoside triphosphate pyrophosphohydrolase — MHRLRFTTIVAAPLTVAFDVARALGRPWPVPLQEVESLRPVRDVYTLVRGRRTLTHTRRYTATAEGTRVDEQVDWDTGLPGPLGALVDRTILRRRVLRAMHRHLDGYAAAAAQQALDVVQVVGAAIVRGDLVLVAQRGSGPLAGRWEFPGGKVEPGEEHLAALVRECAEELGITVAPQVFLGEVVLDGVVGGGLPGASTLRVWSARLARGEPVAHEHRDLRWVGAADLDALDWIAADRPLLPAVRELLTRS; from the coding sequence GTGCACCGGCTGCGCTTCACCACCATCGTGGCGGCGCCGCTGACCGTCGCGTTCGACGTCGCCCGCGCCCTCGGCCGCCCGTGGCCGGTGCCGCTGCAGGAGGTCGAGTCGCTCCGCCCGGTGCGCGACGTCTACACCCTCGTCCGGGGCCGGCGGACGCTGACCCACACCCGCCGCTACACCGCCACCGCCGAGGGGACCCGCGTCGACGAGCAGGTCGACTGGGACACCGGCCTGCCCGGACCGCTCGGTGCGCTGGTCGACCGGACGATCCTGCGCCGGCGGGTGCTGCGCGCCATGCACCGCCACCTGGACGGCTATGCCGCGGCGGCCGCCCAGCAGGCGCTCGACGTCGTCCAGGTGGTGGGCGCCGCGATCGTCCGCGGGGACCTGGTCCTCGTGGCCCAGCGCGGCTCCGGCCCGCTCGCGGGCCGGTGGGAGTTCCCCGGCGGCAAGGTGGAGCCGGGGGAGGAGCACCTCGCCGCGCTGGTGCGCGAGTGCGCCGAGGAGCTCGGCATCACCGTCGCGCCGCAGGTCTTCCTCGGCGAGGTGGTCCTCGACGGCGTCGTCGGCGGGGGACTGCCGGGGGCCTCGACGCTGCGGGTGTGGTCGGCGCGTCTGGCCCGGGGGGAGCCGGTGGCCCACGAGCACCGCGACCTGCGCTGGGTGGGGGCGGCCGACCTCGACGCGCTGGACTGGATCGCCGCCGATCGTCCGCTCCTCCCCGCCGTCCGGGAGCTGCTCACGCGCTCCTGA